The Tachyglossus aculeatus isolate mTacAcu1 chromosome 22, mTacAcu1.pri, whole genome shotgun sequence genome window below encodes:
- the MARCHF5 gene encoding E3 ubiquitin-protein ligase MARCHF5, with amino-acid sequence MPDQALQPLLDRSCWVCFATDEDDRTAEWVRPCRCRGSTKWVHQACLQRWVDEKQRGNSTARVACPQCNAEYLIVFPKLGPVVYVLDLADRLISKACPFAAAGIMVGSIYWTAVTYGAVTVMQVVGHKEGLDVMERADPLFLLIGLPTIPVMLILGKMIRWEDYVLRLWRKYSNKLQILNSIFPGIGCPVPRIPAEANPLADHVSATRILCGALVFPTVATIVGKLMFSSVSSNLQRTILGGIAFVAIKGAFKVYFKQQQYLRQAHRKILNYPEQEEA; translated from the exons AAGTTGCTGGGTGTGTTTTGCTACCGACGAAGACGACCGAACAGCCGAGTGGGTGAGACCGTGCAGGTGCAGAGGATCTACAAAATGGGTTCACCAAGCTTGTCTCCAGCGATGGGTGGACGAGAAACAAAGAGGAAACAGCACCGCCAGGGTGGCCTGTCCTCAGTGCAATGCAGAATACTTAATAGTATTTCCAAAGTTGG GTCCGGTCGTTTACGTCTTAGACCTAGCCGACAGACTGATCTCCAAAGCTTGCCCGTTCGCCGCAGCAGGAATAATGGTTGGTTCGATCTACTGGACGGCCGTGACGTACGGAGCGGTGACAGTGATGCAG GTTGTGGGCCATAAAGAAGGTCTTGACGTTATGGAAAGAGCAGACCCCCTGTTTCTCTTGATTGGACTCCCTACTATCCCTGTCATGCTGATTCTGGGCAAGATGATTCGCTGGGAGGACTACGTGCTTCGACTGTGGCGCAAATACTCTAATAAACTCCAAATCCTGAACAGCATATTTCCAG GAATCGGATGTCCCGTTCCTCGTATCCCAGCCGAGGCCAACCCTCTGGCCGATCACGTGTCAGCCACCCGTATCCTGTGTGGCGCCCTGGTCTTCCCCACCGTCGCGACGATTGTCGGGAAACTGATGTTCAGCAGTGTTAGTTCCAACCTCCAAAGGACAATCTTG GGTGGAATTGCTTTCGTGGCCATAAAAGGAGCTTTTAAGGTTTACTTCAAACAGCAACAATATCTGCGGCAAGCGCACCGCAAAATACTAAATTATCCAGAACAAGAAGAAGCGTAA